The following is a genomic window from Neurospora crassa OR74A linkage group III, whole genome shotgun sequence.
GAGCCAACAGGCCGGTacaacaccaccatggaGCGAGGGCCGTTTATTCCCCAAGTTGCAGTGGATGATCACCAACCCTGACTGTTAATCTGCCAAGCGTAACATTTTTCGATTCTCGTCACTGAAGTCGGGAAAGCTTGTTGACTTAAGATCCGTTTTTAGATCCCGATATGTATGTTGCCTACCACGTACCACGTACAGTACCACGTAACATGAACACATCCCCCATGACCAACGCAAACAACGTTCTTGTCCTGACCAAACACTTCGCACAGGCATAAGTACTACAAGCGTACAAGCATATCACGAAACGATGTTACTATAGCCCAAAGTATGTGTATGTGAGCATGTGTGATGTCTCAAATGGGTCCTCTtcacaaaaagaagaaagaggccgCTAATCATTTTCCTCAAAGAGGAATCCTAAAACTTAAAACTAAAAGGTAAAAATATCTGTGGTGTTGGGCATCAAGAATCCCAACCAAACGAGGGTAAAGAAGTGAAGTATGTAACATGTGCAAGAGCCAAAaggaagacaaaaaaaaaggtctcTTTTGCGAAGTGGAAGAAAATTGGTGCGCCCTTCTCTTTCTACACCTCCCATGGGCATTTGCTCCTTTTTTTCGAAAAGATGTGGTCATTTCAGATTCGTCAAAATGGTTTGCAGACCCTAAGCCCTGTATCCCAGGTTTGTTTTGGGCTGTGTGGCTGTGTGGAAAAAGCAATTGTTTTCCTGGTATCTCATACCGAATGCgcccctttctttttttttttcccctttctaGATGATCCCTATCCATGGAGGTTCTGTATGAAACCTCCGCTCAGAAAGTAAATGTGAAGAGAAGAAATGAAATCCGTGACCACAGTCAGATATCCAAAAGACATCTTACCTGCGAATCCTTCCACCAGGGGTGCGGCGGTGGTGCATGTAGTGGTTATGAATGTGACGACGATGGTGGCTCTCCGCGTGAACATCACGGGCCGAGACCTCGCCGCCCTTGCTGTAGATGGACAAGGCCCAGTCACCACCGCACTTGTCGGCATCGTCGCCCTCGCAAGCCATGTGGCACTTGGAGTCATCCAACTTCTCGACCTTGGAGAGCTCATTGCCGCAATAGCATTCGCCGCCATACTCGGTGCCGGCAACGCTGAAGCCCTTGGAACTGCAGTGAGTCACACAGGCGGTGTTGTTGACCCGACCAAGGTTGGCGCGAATGATTCCGCTGAGAACACGGTCCGAAGTGTCCTCGTAGCAACCGGCATACTTGAAGTCACCAACGGTCTTGCCATCAGTGGCAGCATCAGTAGGCTCCGCACCAACAGCAGAGATGTAAACAGTCGTGGTTGACTGAACAGTGGTCGTTTGGAGGACAGTAGTGGTCGGGGCCTGGCTGGTGACGGCCTGCTTGACGACATTGGTGGGTTTGGGCACAGCAGAGTCGACACCCACGGCCAGGTtgttgccgctgctgctgccgctgccgctgctgcttccACTGGTACCGTACTTCCAGCCCTGGATAGGGTTGTTGCCGGGAAGCTTGTCCAGCTTGCCATCGACCTTTTCATCGATAGGGCACTCAATCTTGCACGACTTGCTGTCATCATTGACACCGCCAATCAGACCCGGGCAGGTGTGCATGCCAGCATGGCCAGCGTCGCAGTTGTCAATGATTTGCTGAAGAGCCTTCTCGTCCCAACCGGAAACAAAGTCACCGTGGACGGAGAAACCAGTAGCATCACCGTTGGCAAACACGAAGGGGCTCTCCTTGCCAACAAGGTCCTTGAAGCGACTGAGCAATCCGTGAGTGTCCCAATAGGTTTCAAAGAAGATGTGAGGGGTATGGATCCATCCCTTGGGGCAATCCTGCTTGCCGTTGCCGGCATCGCTGGGGAAGGCCATGTTGTTCTTGTAGTCGTCCAGGCCAGCCTTGGGGTTGTAGCACGACGGGAAGTGCACATCGGCTCGCAAGGGCGAGGCGTAGGCATCGCAGTCCTCGAAGGGGAAGCCCCAGCCTTCACCATCCTGGTTGGTCTTGATGCCAGCCATGGAACCATCCGAGTCTTTGGGCCAGCTTGGTGGGTTGAAGTTGGCACGGGGGCAGGTGATGGAAGCAGCAGTGATGGGTCCCTTGGAAGGATCCATATTTGAGCCCTTGCCGTAAGCAGCACCCGGGGGAGGAGTCCTCAACATGGCATCACCGCTCACCATCTTCAAGCCGAGAGGAAAAGCCTTGATCTGGTCGTTGGTCGGCTCGAAGCTGCTTTGTGTTAGTATGTGAACGACCCATATGAAGCAATATCATGGGATACTCACAAGTAGTACACGTTCATGTAGTAGAAGGGAACCTGTTCGAGCTTGCCATCCTTGGGGTCCTTGAAGTAAAGGGTCGGGAACCAGTAGTTGCTCATATCGGCCTTTGGCAGGGCCGTCGTGCACTGGGACTGTCTCAGGTGCTCTCCAGTCACGTTAAGACCGAAGTTGCTGGCTCCCATGATAGTGTGAAGGTGAGCGGAAGCGGTGCCGGGGGAGACAATCGGGTCGGCGCGGCAAGTGGTAAGGGGGCCATTCCCGTAGTGACGCAAGACGGCAAAGGTGCGGGAATCCTTTGCGGCGGCCGCGGAGACGAGAAGAGCCGCAAGAGCGGCAGTGGTGAAGATCATTTTGAAATCGGTGTCGTTCTTGTAAAGTGGTATTCGTCGAAGAAGTGGTAAAGGTGGAGTGTCGTCTATCTGTCTCTAGGACCGACCGTCTTGACTCGAAGTTGATATTGGCTCTGTGAAAGGATAGATGCTAAAACCGGAGCACCGAGACTGATCAATATAGTTGTCGTGTGATTTTCCCGATGTCGTGCTTGAACAATGCCAGTTGTTGTATCCAGCTCAGCGGATAAAGCACACAAAGAACCAAGAAGAATGGACTTGTGGTTAAAGAAAAGATAGGACGCGCTAAGCAGGCTCAGCAGCTTGAGGTCAAAGGAAGGTGAGGGAGAACGAAGAGAACGACAAAGCCCACGATAGTCGAGGATGAGACCAGATGAGAAGATGAGGGGGAGGGTATCGTGggcttattataaaaagacgGCCCATTGACTGTGCCTGAATAGGACATGGGGTGTCTGAAATCTCTCACTGGTAACCTCCTCTCTGACCACTCAACGCTTACCAACGCAGTCCACCCATCCATTCATCGGAACAGGATGCGGGCTGGGCACAAAGAGGTGGAAGTGAAGGGGAGGAGTGACAAACAGCAGCTGGGATTTGCCGGCGCAGGGCTGGAGGGGCAGTGTGAAGCGGGTGGTTGTCCGCACAGTAGGATACCATTCAAAAAGtgacttttctttttttttttttacttttagaTTCTTCCGATCTCAACATCCATCCAGATTGGCTATCCATATGTTGCATCTCCGCCTCCAATAAAAAGTTTGATTTTTTCATCACCTTGTCACGGCGTCGGCTCTCGTCACCTGTTTGACACCTCGTAGGCAGCTTGATCGTTTCCAGGTACTGACCAAGGTCTCGACTGAAGTCATGATGCACGCCTAGCCATGTGGTGACTGCTAGTGTAGTGTTGATCACCGGTGGTCGGAAACAGGAACTGGAAATGTTCCATTCCAGGTCCACAACTTGGTCGCTTCTCTGGACCCGCCTGAACTTCTTCTGCGGCCCAGAACCTTGAAGCCCCTGGAGCCCCCACCTACCGCGCCGTGATGGGCTTAGCGTGAACCCTCCGATTGACGCGATGGAATATGGCTGTCGAGGATATGGAACCGTCATCGTGAGCACATCTACTATGTAGTTTATGGTCAAGCGCAGCTGGGCAAGTGTCAAATATCGGCTTGAAACAAGACTAGTGTTGAGGCTTTCTCTGTGATGATAGATAGATGAGAATGGGCACCATCATTCATAGACTGGCCGGCGGTTCGGTTGGGTAGTAAAACCACAAACAAGAGGCGGGCTGTGACCGGGTCGACAATGACggatctttttatttttttcaatttttttttttcaatttccttcttttctctgcCATCGATGTCACCTCCACTTCACACTCAGTCGACAGTCGGCACGCCTGGGAAACCTGCGTTGGGACCTGAGCTGGGACTCGAATCAAGAAGGCGCAAATGCACGCGATTCAGGCGGAGACTGGCTTGGGCAAAGGCAGCCAAGGTCGTACCTGCATATTGCAGCCGCCACAAGTCATTGATTGGACGGTTGGTGGACATTTCCCCTGGATCGCGACAGGAACCTTGGTTGCAACCTACGGGTAGTCGGACACCATCCGTATATGAAGAAAAAGGGTGTGTTGGCACGAttgggagaggagaagagagagacggGGAGAAGGAAGTCGTGGGAGGATCCATGTCCTCGGCTGGAGTGGACGGACATTCAGACAGTCTGTGATCATGATGGAGGTCATTGGAAGTGATGGATGCTGGCAGTCGAAGCAGTTTCTAGCGAGAGCCGGCATTTGCCCATAGGAGCCAGTCCAATCACGTTTGCCATGCTGCTCCGTATCAAGTACGCCAAGTTCACTGTCCAGGTCCTCGCTTTCTCGGCCTCTTTTGCCcaggaaggaagaggctcCAGTCACAGAAAATTTCTGTGATTTCTGTGTGTTCTAGGTACCCAGCCTGTCCAGTCGCTGGCTCGCTGTTGTGGTCAGTCCGTCTGTGCCGTACCAGTATCCAGATATTAACGGTTTGCGCGAGTGCAACAGCGGGCGGCGCAGTCATCGGCCCCGTCAAAGTAAAGAGATTCCAGAAGcgagaggaggggaaaacggGCTGTTGGTGTGACGATTTTGTCGATCGAGGCCCAGAATATCTCGTAGCTGATGGCTGACGTGAGGATGTATTTTTTGTCTACATTACCTCTTGCAGCTATCTTGGGCTACCTGGTTGGACGGGTTCCTGAATTTGTGGGTGAAACTGCGGGATAAATGAATAAAAGCCGCTGATATTGGCATGGAATGGAGCAGAACTCGAGAAGCCTTCCATGTTTTGCCCGCCTGGAACAACCTGGGCACGGCGTGTTGTTCGGAGGTTGCTTCCCGGCAACGGACTGCAAATCATACCGCAGCTTCCGATGTTGGGATGTTTCTCCAAATGGCACCGAGACCAATTTTCTCATATGGAATGACCTGTAACCCAGCTTTGTGATTGTTCGTCGCTTCTTCCCCAAACAGTTCATCTCGACCTTTCAAGGGAACACAGCGCCACAGGGGTAAAAATGAAAAGAAGCGGTCCCTGGGCGGAATTGGCCGGATCGCCCTCCAATCCCGTCCCGCCCAGTCGGAGCCGCGAAAAGAGGGGTGTTTGGGGGTGCAAAGTTTGAAACGCGCTAAGGCAGACGGGGGCACTGGCCcagcagtagaggtaccctcCCTTAGTGGGGTTTGTGCCTGGAAAGTGGACTCTGCTGAAtaaggtacactacactactgtaCCTTAGGTAGCGTACCTTAGTACTGTTTGTCAACGTTGACGATgacttcctttcttcctggCGTTTACATACAGCGATACACTGCATCGGAAAAGAAGTCGCTCGCAACGGCAAGATGCATCATGCGTGGTGGATAAACTTCCGATCCTCAGAGTCAACTCCACATACCGTGTGCCAACTTTTCTAAATCACCAAGGAAGGCAGAAAGAGTGAGTGAGGGGACTGCCTCAACGCGGGGCAGCGGGCGCACCCTCCATCTGCTATTTTGTTTCAACCAACGCCCGCCCAAAGGGGGCCCAAAGCTGAaaacctcaacaccatgaATTGTTTGGCGTCGGTGACATCGTGGGCTTCAAGCAGTTCATCTTGTCACTCATCAAACCCGGTTGATGATCCTTCATTTCCAGTCCTCCCTCCCCAAGCGCGGGCTTCTTAGATGATGCGCGCGCTTGTTGACCCCCGCCCGTCTCAACTGCCTCCACTCCACAGCATATCCCCGCGCTAGCCACGCGCTACACTACGCTAAACCGCCCTTCCTTGACAGCGGCACTGGCAATCGCTGACAGCTTTCTTGGCACGGGCTCGACTGGACGACAATTAAGTAACTTTAAACTCGACACCACTTTTGGAACATCACAAGTTCCTATTTTGGTCActtccccatcaccacctgaTGGTTTCCAACGGGAAAACGAACGCCTCCATGCGTTGAGTTACCCATCCGTCTGCTTGCTTACCCTTCTTGGACTCCAGATCGACACGGTCCCCCCACCAGggcaccaccatctccaccacccccgaGTCCAACGACCTACACTACAGACAGACATAAGCATACAAATACCCAGACagaggctggctggctggtttCAGACCTCGCAAACTCTTCCTCGGACGGCAATGCAACCGCTTGTCTTTCTGTCCACGATTGGGCACCCTACCCGAGTATCCCCTCCTTCATCGAGGCCGCGGTCTTCCTCCACCCGTTCCGACCACCCatcaacctcctcttcctccgctgCCGCGTCTGGAACGGACAGTGGCGGTGCTGAACTGTTGGATATCCGGAAGGTATAGGAGGGCGCACGCAGTAAGCTACAAATCCAAGTCTGATGCGCGGCCACCGGCAGGACAAACTCATCCTGCTTTGTCAGCTGTCGGATATCTTTTGTCATTCATCATGTTCATTTGCCTCTTTGAGTTGTGAATCTCAACATAGTCTGCTTTGAccaagaaagagagaagctATCACCATCCTATCAGCGCCTGATGACGTGGTCTAGGCGAGCACACTTCACTGCAATACTGCAATGTTCAAGTCaaaacccccccttttcGGTGTTGTATCCCGTCCGGTGAGGCGTCAAAGAGTGCAACATTCAACACGGCCGGCAGCTTCAATATTGATGATCAGCATGCCATTGACGCAGTGACCAAAGGCCGAACCACGGGTCGTTGGTAAGGCCGGTCTGCCTCACTTGCCTGATCCGTCTATGATTGATGCCATGCGGAAGAAGTCACCAGCTGTATCTCGCAGAAAAGCTCATGACGTGGCTATGAATGCCCTCAAAATTATTCGTCCTTGGTGGGCCATTCCGCTTCCCTGCCGTCTTACTTGCCTCTGCCGCGATCCATTGATCCAGAGGCACAATCGCCCAACAAAGTATGCTCATGGACAGTTTCTTCTGAGGTCGAATCCGGGAACATCCCGCTCCAGTGATCGCAATTGGTAGTGGCAGAAGTATCTCTGGCCCAGTCCTATTGGTTACGCCTTGGGATTCAAGTGAACCATTCAATGTCACTTCGGCTGAAGTTGAAAGAAATAAAACCCTTCCATTAGTTCAAACACACGGGATGCCGCTCCAGAAAAAATCAGATCAAGTAGTTGATGGCAACGGTCAAATGACAGCGCAATTGGCGCCATGGCAAATAAACGCCATGACAACCTCGGCATGACTTGCTACAACCCAACAATAGACTACACAAGGATGATGCTCCGATTACCCTGTTCTCCCCTTCTTCGGTGATATTCCTCCTTGCTTCCCTCCCAGTTTCTTGTAaatcccttcccttcctatccctCCGGTACCACAGAGCTATGTCAAGCCTTTCGTGTAACTTCTCCGGGATACGTCTTGTGGAACCTAAGTCCCTGAGTCCTTCGGGCATTGGCACCAAAGGCGGCGGCTCAGTCCGAGACCCTGTCTTTCTTCAAGTGCCCTGCCATATCATCAAGCTGTGAAACCTGAATGTGGGCAAAGAAAGCGGGGGTTCTTGTGTAACACGCTTCCCCTGCCTCTGGTGTTTACATTAAGTCTTCGGGTCTGGACATGGAAACCAGCGAGCGGCTGGCCGATGGCGCCCTGAGGGGCTCGAATATGCAATGTGGCTACCCGTCTGACCTCTGGTACTAGGCGTCCTGTTCCTTGATAGGAGATCTATGAAGATGAATGTGTCTTGGGTTCGTCACCTGGCGCCTGCCGAAGAAACTTGGTCTAAGAGCTAGAGCGGTAGGCGCCGTGAGTCTATTCTATCTTCAGGCACTTCACATGTGATCCAACAGGCTTCAACCTAGCGCAAGTCAGCAGATCATGCCCGTCCGTTCGGTTCTCTCATGGCGAGGCATGAAATTCGAAATGATTCCGCATCTTCGTCATGTGAGTAATTTTATCGAACCGTTTCATAGTTAAGCCATTGAAACACTAGTGAGTtatgaaagaaagaaaaaggcaaACAAACGTGCAAAACGACGTTCATGGCTCGCAGAAAGAAATGGTTTGCAAATGACAGATAACATTATCAAAAGACCACAATAATAGAGGGGaacaaacacacacacacacacacacacacacacacacacacacacacacacacacacttcTCCCACAGTCCCCAGAACAGTCACGATCAAAAACGAAATTAAGCTTCCGCCACCAGGCTCTTCGTAAGATCCCCGAAATACCCCGAAGTGATAAATCTTGATTCAGGTCTTCCAAGCTATGTCGCACAAGTCCGCAAACATTGAGGACCCCAATCCATACTCTCtagaccagaccagaccgCATCGACCCCCGCCCTCCTTAGAGGTAAGGTCTACAACCCGCCAAACAACGGCTTCAATCGCCTTTCATTGCCTCAAGAACAAACCGAGGCATGAACAGAACAGAAAGATAGAACGCTTGCAGTCAGCACAGTATAGTTAGCGAGCCGGAGCCAACTTCAGATTCAGTCAAGTAAGCAAGGTAATGCGAAAAAATCCAACATGGAAATACTTAGGATCGGGTCACCGCTTTTTATCCTAGGATTTGGCTTGGGCACTGACTCGAAGGACTGGGTTCTAAATATTGGGGATGGGGGTCCCAAGTCTCACGTCTGTTCAGTGacacttttctttttcaagCGTAGGTAAGAGCCTACGGACGTAGATAGCCAAAGGCGGGGAAACGTGAACGGGCTTTCTACTTGACGAAAAAGATCCTACGCCGCGTTCGTGCATGACTGCCGTATAGTTCGTGACATGCTGGGTTCCGTCTTAGTGTGAGAAGTAACTGTTCTGGCTTTTCTTACGCtgaagcaaaaaaaaaaaaaaaaaaaaaaaaaaaaaaaaaaaaaaaaaaaaaaaagggtcgAGAGGACGAAAGGGACAAGACTGAAGTGGGCAGATATGAGTGGCATTCGAGGATGGCTTCGTTGTAAACCTTCCGCTTCATTAATCGTCGTTCTTCCCCGCAATTGTCCAGAAGACGATGCGGAAGAAACCATAACGGCGAAGGGAAGGTGTTAATGTGGTTGGAAGGTAGTGATACCCCCTCAATATTCCTTGTGAGACTTGGTAGTGGACAGTTTGTTATCTGATTGCTTCGTttgtatacctacctaactttGATGCAATAggccatcatccatcttTACAAGCTTCCCGATACCTGCCTACCCACCACCATACCTACCATACCTATGCTACCTTGTACCATGCTACCGTACCATACCATACCGTATATCTtatgctacctctacctagacAAAGCAAAACGCGGCCATTTTCAATTCTCAacgctctctctctctctcccttgctcccctttctcccttcctcctAACAGCCAGCTAGTAACCTAACCTTCCACTCGCTCACCTTTTTCTTACCTACTTTTGTACTCGCTCACTCTAAAACTAACCACCGCTCCGCCACCGCCTTGGCGCCCTTCACGTCCCCCAACAAAAAACACATACACCTCACATTATAcgccgcctccaccaccaacgtcTCCTCCCACCTACTCCTTTTCTCTGCAGtactctcctcctccccttcctgattcctattcctaaccctctcagcctcctccaaCACCCGTCTATAAAATCCTCCTGCAAGATTCCCCAATCCAATCAAACTATACGCCCTCCCCATATTGAAATGAGCCTCCATCTTCTGTCCTATGGTAGCCGTGGGATCTTCCTCGGTACGATTGCGGTAGTATCGGAACAGGAAAGCGAAGCCCTGGGTGAGTAGGTATTGGCGGTTGGTGGCTTGTCTCTTGAGGGCGTAGTGCACGTAGGCGAGGCCGATGGAGAGGTTGATGAGTGGGTTCTCCGGGTCCAAGGATGCGGCGCGCGCAAAGTACGAGAGCGCATACGAGTACGAGGTGGTTGTGAAGAGGATGTGGCCGTAGATTGTCAAAAGGGCTACGTCGAGGGTGATGTCACCtgccggcggtggtgggtGTTGTTGGGGGTTATCAAGGGTAATgacgtcgttgttgttggattCGGATTGTTGTTGGGAAGCTGTTGTGAGTGGTGCGGCGACAAGGTCACCACCGCGGGATCGGGATTTGAGGGGCGATTGTTGCTGCGATTTGGAAGGTGATCTTTGTGATGCTGCTGGCGGGGGAAATTCGTCCTGGCCGCCGTTCTGGCGCATGACAAGGGCATCCATCGTCTTGATCTGCCTAAGAATGAATTTTTGCGCTGGACCCGAGGTGTACCAGCTTACAGGCGTCTGGCAGGTCCGGCACATGGCGGCGAACATCCGGTACGAGTCGGTGCCGGGCAGGTAGTCGCGCATGAAGTAACGGGCGATGGCCACGCAGGTTTCTTCGTCGCCGGCGTACACGGCGCACGACGCCCACGCGACGTGGATGAGATATG
Proteins encoded in this region:
- a CDS encoding WSC domain-containing protein, which encodes MIFTTAALAALLVSAAAAKDSRTFAVLRHYGNGPLTTCRADPIVSPGTASAHLHTIMGASNFGLNVTGEHLRQSQCTTALPKADMSNYWFPTLYFKDPKDGKLEQVPFYYMNVYYFFEPTNDQIKAFPLGLKMVSGDAMLRTPPPGAAYGKGSNMDPSKGPITAASITCPRANFNPPSWPKDSDGSMAGIKTNQDGEGWGFPFEDCDAYASPLRADVHFPSCYNPKAGLDDYKNNMAFPSDAGNGKQDCPKGWIHTPHIFFETYWDTHGLLSRFKDLVGKESPFVFANGDATGFSVHGDFVSGWDEKALQQIIDNCDAGHAGMHTCPGLIGGVNDDSKSCKIECPIDEKVDGKLDKLPGNNPIQGWKYGTSGSSSGSGSSSGNNLAVGVDSAVPKPTNVVKQAVTSQAPTTTVLQTTTVQSTTTVYISAVGAEPTDAATDGKTVGDFKYAGCYEDTSDRVLSGIIRANLGRVNNTACVTHCSSKGFSVAGTEYGGECYCGNELSKVEKLDDSKCHMACEGDDADKCGGDWALSIYSKGGEVSARDVHAESHHRRHIHNHYMHHRRTPGGRIRR